GACTACGGTATAAGGCTGCGTAGCGACGGCACGATAGACGTTGACGAGTACAAGAGGACTACGAGGGAGCCCGTCTTCGCCGCGGGTGACGTGGTCCACGGGGCTAGCCTGATAGGCCCAGCGATGAAGAGCGGGCTTGAGGCAGCTGCGGCTATCGAGAAGTACCTCGACGGCGAGATAGGGTGGAGAAAAGACCTGTAGCCCTCTCGCCTGCGGCTCCAGGCGCTCCTGGTTGCTTCTCCGTCTGTGCGCTAGGGCTTGGCTTGCTCTGTTTTCTTCTTCCGCTTCGCGTGGCCATAGAGGCCTATCCTTGGCCCTGGCTCTCTTATCTCGATCCTCCTGGCGAATATCCATAGCACTACCGAGGTGGCTAGCATACCGGTGAGCACTATCGCCTTGACCGGGTTGAACTGCTGGCCTATGAAGGCTAGGAAGCCTATGAGGTCCCTGGCAATCGCTATGGTTATGGCCTCGAAGAGTATGTCCATCCTGAAGCGGCCCTCTACTATGCTGCCTACTATGGTCCTTGTGAGGTCTATGAACACGAATATTAGCAGTACCTTTTCGACTACCTCGGTGTAGATGAAGCCGTGCTCCACTAGCGTCTTGAAGAAGTCTATTATGGCCATGGCTGTGGCTATGGAGAGTGCTAGGAGGGCTATTATCTCGAAGGCCTCGTAGACCCCCGCTGCTACCCGTGCAAGCAGTCTCTCCTGGAAATGGTGCTCTCTAGCGTCGCTAGATGCCATAGCCTAGCAGCACCATGTAGTATCATATATCTGCTGCTCCTAGAGGATTTTATCTGGCACGTCGCTTACAAGCCAGAGATATGGATAGTAGGAACACCCTAGACCCAGGTGATAAGGGGGACCACACCAGGAGGGTGTATAGCCGCGATGGAGTCCGGGCTAGTAGTCGTCTATGTGACCGCGCCTAGGGGTAAGGGCGCAGAGATAGCGCGTAAGCTGCTAGAGGAGAGGCTAGCAGCGTGCATAAACATCGCCGAGGTGAATAGCATGTACTGGTGGCAGGGCAAGATAGAGGAGGACAAGGAGGACCTACTAGTGATAAAGACTACCGTGGCGAGGCTAGAGGAGCTCATACGCCGGGTCAAGGAGATACACCCGTACACAGTGCCCGAGGTGGTAGCACTCCCCGTGATAGCGTGCCTCGGCGACTACTGCCGCTGGGCCCGCGAGGAAACCAATCCCCAGAGAAATGTTTAAATACCCCCACGTTCCCAGAGTGGGCTTCCAAACATGGAGGCGCGTGGCTGGGCCCGTAGCTCAGCCTGGTAGAGCGGCGGGCTCTTAACCCGTAGACCAGCGGGCCTTCGGCCTGGCTGGGCGGAAGTCCCGGGTTCGAATCCCGGCGGGCCCGCCACACCCGCCCACCCCGGATCCACAACCCCTCTCCTCCACTCGTCCTCGACCCGCAGCACCAGCTGGCATGTCCTACTAGCCTGTGTAGACGGTTACAGCCCTCTCGGGGAACAGTGTGAGGCTTGCCTCGTAGTACACAGTCTCGTCCACGATGGCGAAGCCTAGCTTCTCATAGAAGCCTTCAAGCCCCCGGACAGAGTTTAGGTAGACGTGACGCGTCTCGTTGTAGAGCCTCCGAGCGGTCTTGACTACTAGGCTGCTTCCTAGGCCGTGGCCCTGGTAGCGGGGGTCTACAGCGACCTCCTCTATGTAGCCTGAAAAGCCCTCGGCTAGGTTGGGGTTGATGTATGCCTGTAGGTAGCCTGCTAGCTCCCCGCTAGGGCTCCAGGCTAGCAGGTATAGCGTCTTGTAGCGCTTCTCGATGTACCCCAGGTAGTTGGCGTAGTCGCGTACCGTGATGGGGCTGTACCACTGGTACCTCGAGAACGCCGCGTTAACGACCCTGGCCACCTCCGTCAGCAGCCCCTCGTCCCTGATAGCCTGGTGCGCGCCTCCACGAGGAGCCTGGCGGAGGCCTCGCGCCAGCAACGCCTCTGTAGGCCATGGGTGCTCCTCTTCTCCTGGCCGCTGCTCCGGGTAGGAGGCGGCGCAGCGTGTCGTCCAGCAGTGTGCGGGGCTCGATGCTAATGCTCACATATACGCCTCTTAGCCCCTGGTGGTGCTCCAGGAGGAGCCTAGCATAGGCAAGTATCTCCTCCAGCGCGGTGAGGCCCTCTGTGAGGGCTATCAGGGGGTCTATCCGCGCCCATACCACGGCCGCTGGCGTGGAGGAGCTTGTTAGCAGCGCGACCAGGTTCTCGGGGCGGTAGCCGCTGTAGCTCAGCCACTGTCTCCGTATACGCTCCCCGGTCCACGGCTCCCGGTCACGGGGTAGCGGAGGCTGTCTACGCGGTTTAGTAGCCCGGCTATAGCGTCCTCTATGCCGAGCTTCTCTACGCCAGCTACTAGCCTCAGCATGCCTCCTGGCCAGCCTCTACCCAGCCCCTAGGATATAGCAGCGGGCTACTCTTATCGTGATCGGGTCCCCCGGGGCCCCGGGGTGGCTGGGCGCGTGGAGCAGCCACGAGTCTACCCTAACGAGTGCGTACGCAGGATCATAGCCTTCATACCCGAGGGCCACATGCATACGAGGTTCATCCTCAACCTCGGAGACCAGGTCATAGTCCTGCACGAGGCGACTGTGGCGGCCCTGGTGAGAGCCTACGCGCTTGTCGCTACGCATCCCACCCGGCAGGCTGTGGAGCTCGAGAGCCGCCGGCTAGGCAAAGGGGAGCGGAAGCCCGGGTACGCGGAGTGGCAGCTGCTAGAGACTGGTAGGAGCGAGGAGGAGGTGCTAGAGGAGGCTCAGCGCCTATGGGCCCGGGGAGTCATCGTGGAGTGCCACAGCGGGAGCGAGTAGTATAATCCCTTCCGGCCGCTCTACCTCAGCCCTGGTGTATACTCTGGATGCCCGGCAGCCAGAGTACTGTACCCGCGGCGCCCTGCAGGTTCGTCGGCAGGGAGAAAGAGCTACGAGCCCTTGACGAGGCCTGGGCACGCAGACCAGGGCTAGTAGTCGTCTATGGGCGCCGCCGGGTCGGGAAGACCAGGCTTGTCACGGAGTGGTTACGCCTGCGGGGAGCCAGGTCCGTCTACTATCTGGCTCACCTCTCTAGCCACGGACACAACCTGAAGCGGTTCGCCCAACGTGCAGCAGAGCAGCTAGGAGACCCGCTCATAGCGAGGCTCTCCCCCACGAGCCTAGGCGACCTGCTAGCTATACTGGCCCGTGCCGGGGTAGAGGTAGTGGTTATAGACGAGGTGACGTACTGGATAAGGGCAGCGCCCATAGTGCTTAGCGAGCTCCAGGAATTCGTAGACCATTATCTGCCCGGGTCCAGGATGCTCTTGGTGCTCACCGGGAGCCTGGTAGGAGTCATGGAGCACGAGGTGCTCGGGGGCGGGTCGCCGCTACACGCCCGGGCTGCTACGAGGCTTAAGCTAGAGCAGCTCGAGTTCAGGTACCTCCGGGAGTTTGTCCCACGCTGGAGCAGCGTGGACCGGGTAAGACTTTACGCCGTCGTGGGCGGTATACCGTTCTACCTTTGCCTGGTCGCTGGCGCTGAGAGCCTAGAGGAGGCACTACGCCGTCTCATCGTCGGGCCCGGGGCGCCCCTCAGGGAGGAAAAGGATATGCTTCTACGCGAGGAGCTAAGAGACCCCCACGTCTACAACGCGGTGCTCTCGGCCCTAGCCCGGGGCTACGATACGCCGTACCGTGTTGCCCAGGCTACGGGGCTCGACCCGAGCCACGTGAGCAAGTACCTACACGTGCTGGCCCACCTCAGCATAGTGGAGAAGCGCGTACCGCTCTTTAAGAAGAAGGGCCGCTACGCCATACGCGACCCCGTAATACGGTCCTGGTTCGGCCTAGTAGAGCCTGTGCTAGAGCTGCTCGAGATAGGCGAGGAGGGGAGAGCACTCGAGAAGATAGCGTCCATGCTGGACCAGTACGCCGCGGCTACCTGGGAGGACCTGGTCCGGCAGCATCTTCTCCGCCTCTACGCCCCCAGGGGCTACCAGAGAGCTGGGTTCCTTGAGCACCGCGGCGAGGA
The window above is part of the Pyrodictium abyssi genome. Proteins encoded here:
- a CDS encoding phosphate-starvation-inducible PsiE family protein, coding for MASSDAREHHFQERLLARVAAGVYEAFEIIALLALSIATAMAIIDFFKTLVEHGFIYTEVVEKVLLIFVFIDLTRTIVGSIVEGRFRMDILFEAITIAIARDLIGFLAFIGQQFNPVKAIVLTGMLATSVVLWIFARRIEIREPGPRIGLYGHAKRKKKTEQAKP
- the cutA gene encoding divalent-cation tolerance protein CutA, with the translated sequence MESGLVVVYVTAPRGKGAEIARKLLEERLAACINIAEVNSMYWWQGKIEEDKEDLLVIKTTVARLEELIRRVKEIHPYTVPEVVALPVIACLGDYCRWAREETNPQRNV
- a CDS encoding GNAT family N-acetyltransferase; this translates as MARVVNAAFSRYQWYSPITVRDYANYLGYIEKRYKTLYLLAWSPSGELAGYLQAYINPNLAEGFSGYIEEVAVDPRYQGHGLGSSLVVKTARRLYNETRHVYLNSVRGLEGFYEKLGFAIVDETVYYEASLTLFPERAVTVYTG
- a CDS encoding ATP-binding protein, whose amino-acid sequence is MPGSQSTVPAAPCRFVGREKELRALDEAWARRPGLVVVYGRRRVGKTRLVTEWLRLRGARSVYYLAHLSSHGHNLKRFAQRAAEQLGDPLIARLSPTSLGDLLAILARAGVEVVVIDEVTYWIRAAPIVLSELQEFVDHYLPGSRMLLVLTGSLVGVMEHEVLGGGSPLHARAATRLKLEQLEFRYLREFVPRWSSVDRVRLYAVVGGIPFYLCLVAGAESLEEALRRLIVGPGAPLREEKDMLLREELRDPHVYNAVLSALARGYDTPYRVAQATGLDPSHVSKYLHVLAHLSIVEKRVPLFKKKGRYAIRDPVIRSWFGLVEPVLELLEIGEEGRALEKIASMLDQYAAATWEDLVRQHLLRLYAPRGYQRAGFLEHRGEELDVAILDEAGKRAIVAEVEWSTLSLGEAERLRRTALEKAYRLLPGGYSVEGAYVAARGLRGGPRPPWLLLPGDLDSPAGVGAEAS